One window from the genome of Salvia miltiorrhiza cultivar Shanhuang (shh) chromosome 7, IMPLAD_Smil_shh, whole genome shotgun sequence encodes:
- the LOC130991983 gene encoding transcription initiation factor IIA large subunit-like isoform X2 codes for MASTGTSNIYIHVIEDVINKVRDEFINDGGPGDAVLAELQGLWELKMMQAGAILGPIDRSAKQKAAGGPITPNPVHDLNVPYEGTEEYETPTADMLFPPTPLQTPMQTPLPGMAQTPLPGTAQTPLPGTAQTPLPGNDTSPYYNIPTGGTPITPNEYSSNNVNGSEGQIRAGAGAGRPSQYMQPPSSWLNQRPPLDVNVAYVEGREEGDKGAPNHPSTQDFFLMPSGKRKRDDIPPQYHSGGYIPQQDGAGDIFPEVLKVGLGSTAQMPVQEGSPSCRIPQLDGPIPDPYDDALSTPNMYNYQGVMNEDYNIVNTPMPNEMQAATPAPVPNEPVDDDDDEPLNEDDDDELDDLEQGEDLNTTHLVLAQFDKVTRTKSRWKCTLKDGIMHVNNKDILFNKATGEFDF; via the exons ATGGCGAGCACCGGCACCAGCAATATCTACATCCACGTAATCGAGGACGTCATCAACAAGGTCCGAGATGAGTTCATCAACGACGGAGGCCCCGGAGATGCCGTCCTCGCTGAGCTCCAAGGA TTATGGGAACTGAAAATGATGCAAGCTGGTGCAATTTTGGGTCCGATAGATAGGTCGGCGAAGCAAAAAGCAGCAGGAGGTCCAATCACGCCGAATCCCGTGCATGATCTTAACGTACCTTATGAAGGCACTGAGGAGTATGAAACTCCCACTGCTGACATGCTCTTTCCTCCG ACTCCGTTACAAACACCCATGCAGACGCCATTGCCGGGGATGGCCCAGACACCATTGCCAGGAACAGCTCAGACTCCCCTTCCTGGAACAGCTCAAACTCCTCTTCCTGGAAATGACACCAGTCCGTACTATAACATTCCCACTGGTGGCACCCCGATAACCCCCAACGAATACTCCTCTAATAATGTTAATGGGAGTGAAGGTCAGATAAGAGCTGGAGCTGGAGCTGGAAGGCCTAGCCAATATATG CAGCCACCTTCATCTTGGTTGAATCAAAGGCCTCCTCTCGATGTGAATGTTG CTTATGTGGAAGGTCGAGAAGAGGGTGACAAGGGAGCACCTAATCATCCATCAACTCAG GATTTTTTCTTGATGCCTTCTGGAAAACGGAAACGCGACGACATTCCTCCACAATATCATTCTGGTGGATACATCCCCCAGCAGGATGGAGCTGGCGATATTTTCCCAGAGGTTTTGAAG GTGGGTCTAGGGAGCACTGCACAAATGCCTGTTCAAGAAGGATCACCATCTTGTAGGATTCCTCAGTTGGACGGACCCATACCAGATCCATATGATGATGCGCTTTCTACTCCCAAT ATGTACAATTATCAAGGAGTCATGAACGAAGACTACAACATAGTGAACACACCTATGCCCAATG AGATGCAAGCAGCAACACCTGCTCCTGTTCCAAATGAACCTGtagacgatgatgatgatgaacccttaaatgaagatgatgatgatgagttggaTGATCTGGAACAGGGGGAGGACCTGAACACGACACATCTGGTTCTAGCTCAGTTTGACAAG GTAACACGAACCAAGAGCAGGTGGAAGTGCACATTGAAGGATGGCATTATGCACGTAAATAACAAAGACATTCTGTTCAACAAG GCAACAGGAGAATTCGACTTCTGA
- the LOC130991983 gene encoding transcription initiation factor IIA large subunit-like isoform X1, whose product MASTGTSNIYIHVIEDVINKVRDEFINDGGPGDAVLAELQGLWELKMMQAGAILGPIDRSAKQKAAGGPITPNPVHDLNVPYEGTEEYETPTADMLFPPTPLQTPMQTPLPGMAQTPLPGTAQTPLPGTAQTPLPGNDTSPYYNIPTGGTPITPNEYSSNNVNGSEGQIRAGAGAGRPSQYMQPPSSWLNQRPPLDVNVAYVEGREEGDKGAPNHPSTQDFFLMPSGKRKRDDIPPQYHSGGYIPQQDGAGDIFPEVLKVGLGSTAQMPVQEGSPSCRIPQLDGPIPDPYDDALSTPNMYNYQGVMNEDYNIVNTPMPNEMQAATPAPVPNEPVDDDDDEPLNEDDDDELDDLEQGEDLNTTHLVLAQFDKVTRTKSRWKCTLKDGIMHVNNKDILFNKVHVVLRFLSIYKVCFSYVFFTCACVNFLCNGSGIGLFTRQQENSTSDFVGEMHKPSDLSGAGLSREQDYSHCIWSLIWNEN is encoded by the exons ATGGCGAGCACCGGCACCAGCAATATCTACATCCACGTAATCGAGGACGTCATCAACAAGGTCCGAGATGAGTTCATCAACGACGGAGGCCCCGGAGATGCCGTCCTCGCTGAGCTCCAAGGA TTATGGGAACTGAAAATGATGCAAGCTGGTGCAATTTTGGGTCCGATAGATAGGTCGGCGAAGCAAAAAGCAGCAGGAGGTCCAATCACGCCGAATCCCGTGCATGATCTTAACGTACCTTATGAAGGCACTGAGGAGTATGAAACTCCCACTGCTGACATGCTCTTTCCTCCG ACTCCGTTACAAACACCCATGCAGACGCCATTGCCGGGGATGGCCCAGACACCATTGCCAGGAACAGCTCAGACTCCCCTTCCTGGAACAGCTCAAACTCCTCTTCCTGGAAATGACACCAGTCCGTACTATAACATTCCCACTGGTGGCACCCCGATAACCCCCAACGAATACTCCTCTAATAATGTTAATGGGAGTGAAGGTCAGATAAGAGCTGGAGCTGGAGCTGGAAGGCCTAGCCAATATATG CAGCCACCTTCATCTTGGTTGAATCAAAGGCCTCCTCTCGATGTGAATGTTG CTTATGTGGAAGGTCGAGAAGAGGGTGACAAGGGAGCACCTAATCATCCATCAACTCAG GATTTTTTCTTGATGCCTTCTGGAAAACGGAAACGCGACGACATTCCTCCACAATATCATTCTGGTGGATACATCCCCCAGCAGGATGGAGCTGGCGATATTTTCCCAGAGGTTTTGAAG GTGGGTCTAGGGAGCACTGCACAAATGCCTGTTCAAGAAGGATCACCATCTTGTAGGATTCCTCAGTTGGACGGACCCATACCAGATCCATATGATGATGCGCTTTCTACTCCCAAT ATGTACAATTATCAAGGAGTCATGAACGAAGACTACAACATAGTGAACACACCTATGCCCAATG AGATGCAAGCAGCAACACCTGCTCCTGTTCCAAATGAACCTGtagacgatgatgatgatgaacccttaaatgaagatgatgatgatgagttggaTGATCTGGAACAGGGGGAGGACCTGAACACGACACATCTGGTTCTAGCTCAGTTTGACAAG GTAACACGAACCAAGAGCAGGTGGAAGTGCACATTGAAGGATGGCATTATGCACGTAAATAACAAAGACATTCTGTTCAACAAGGTGCATGTCGTGTTACGATTCCTTTCTATTTATAAAGTATGCTTCTCTTACGTGTTCTTTACCTGTGCTTGTGTGAATTTTCTCTGTAATGGTTCGGGTATTGGGCTTTTCACCAGGCAACAGGAGAATTCGACTTCTGATTTCGTTGGAGAGATGCATAAGCCGTCAGATCTCTCAGGCGCTGGTTTGAGTAGAGAACAAGATTATTCACATTGTATTTGGTCTCTTATATGGAATGAAAACTAG